A single genomic interval of Saccharothrix saharensis harbors:
- a CDS encoding non-ribosomal peptide synthetase, whose protein sequence is MTITDPMPPILGELARTEIRVRLVGNNELEVSAPRGALTAHLRDRIVADKPAIIRWLSGAARTAHALPQVVPDPVAADEPFPLSDLQTSFLVGSAEGLEYHVRPHQYMEFDLVDLDVERFVDAVNRNLLRQRDNLVAVTEDMRLRRIPEFVPLEPVVHDFRGMPEEQVRSELLRIREGVRRRQLPLNRWPWLDIRISLHGERDARIHYNNNNFFSDGMGTSRFLDAVFGLYRDPALVLPELEISFRDCIVTLSEIERSPLGQESEKYWRDRIPEWPDAPSIPLATGAQAQGRSELNRRELVLSAEQWTALKRRARAHGLTDSNVMYAAYAEVVATWSGTKHFLLNNMVTHRLPLHPQIGEIMGNFASLYPLEVDWRGDESFEAKARRLRAQVLQDMQHTHWSGVKVLQALNQHRRTPGRAACPFVISSGLFMGKFDRPTYSTLETPQVLLDCQFWEQDDGTMWIAWDVIESMFPNGVIDAMLDAFHRLVVGLASDDTWWQRTAFDLVPDSDLTARRALNQLPHHVPDGLLHDALAERAVDSADRVAVRTPTNTVTYRELHEQSTHVAASLRNAGMTPGQLVPVVLPKGCRQSAAVLGVLSAGGAYVPIDPEWPVDRIAHLFKASEAEHVVTVDALHDRIADLGDVTVHVVGTEVTQLPVEPVPRRDPLDLAYVIYTSGSTGTPKGAALDHRGPLNTVVDINDRFGIGAADVVFGISSLCFDLSVYDVFGTVAAGATLVLPDPSELHDPRAWVSTIRSAGVTVWNSVPALMQLAVEEAEATGLTMPSLRVVMLSGDWIPVDLPDRIRRVAPNARVISLGGATEASIWSIHHPVDEVDPAWTSVPYGKPLGGQTWHVLDEGGADAPTWVPGHLHIGGVGVAVGYFNDEERTNAAFVTHPRTGERLYRTGDLGRYLPDGTIEFLGRADFQVKIQGFRVELGEIEHVLTQHPAVSRALVTVRDTVAGRQLVGFAAATGVDGEEVREFLAERLPRYMVPANVTVLDRLPLTSNGKVDRRALDALAPADSEPAREYVAPRTDLEAEVAAIWASVLELPRVGVFEDFFELGGQSFAGLRVISQISRQLGKRLSLGALLSGRTVAALCEHLSQARTWSTLVPLRENPGAPRVFLVHPAGGSVLAYRPLAELVDAEWYGVQAPGPDSGQEVPVEVEDFAVRYVEEIRRVQPHGPYVLGGWSSGAVIAAHVAHKLELGGDRVSRLFVFDSPAPMPAPEVDPVSMLLWFLEDLDLGFHADDATADERAALLAVPEHDRLRAGLEMLERRTGRAVAVDEAHLRNTYAVFTGVVHACRRHKPTVIGADVLVVRAADGVVSEFADHPHAADADWGWRTLTTGTATGVALPGTHYTLLTDQHVIPVADAVRDHLEPVLEA, encoded by the coding sequence ATGACCATCACCGATCCGATGCCGCCCATCCTCGGCGAGCTGGCACGCACGGAGATCAGGGTCCGGCTCGTCGGGAACAACGAGCTCGAGGTCAGCGCGCCGCGCGGCGCGCTGACGGCTCACCTGCGCGACCGCATCGTCGCCGACAAGCCGGCGATCATCCGCTGGCTGTCGGGAGCCGCGCGCACCGCGCACGCCCTGCCGCAGGTCGTGCCGGACCCGGTGGCGGCCGACGAGCCGTTCCCCCTGTCCGACCTGCAGACCTCGTTCCTGGTGGGCTCCGCCGAAGGGCTGGAGTACCACGTCCGGCCTCACCAGTACATGGAGTTCGACCTGGTCGACCTGGACGTGGAGAGGTTCGTCGACGCGGTGAACCGCAACCTGCTGCGGCAGCGGGACAACCTGGTCGCCGTCACCGAGGACATGAGACTTCGGCGCATACCGGAGTTCGTGCCGCTGGAGCCGGTGGTCCACGACTTCCGGGGCATGCCCGAGGAGCAGGTGCGGAGTGAACTGCTGCGGATCCGCGAAGGGGTCCGCCGCCGGCAACTGCCGCTGAACCGGTGGCCGTGGCTGGACATCCGGATCAGCCTGCACGGCGAGCGGGACGCCCGCATCCACTACAACAACAACAACTTCTTCAGCGACGGCATGGGCACCAGCCGCTTCCTGGACGCCGTGTTCGGCCTCTACCGGGACCCGGCACTCGTGCTGCCCGAGTTGGAGATCAGCTTCCGGGACTGCATCGTCACGCTGTCCGAGATCGAGCGGTCCCCCCTCGGACAGGAGTCCGAGAAGTACTGGCGGGACCGCATCCCGGAGTGGCCCGACGCGCCCTCGATCCCGCTGGCGACCGGCGCGCAGGCACAGGGCAGGTCCGAGCTCAACCGCCGCGAGCTCGTGCTGTCCGCCGAGCAGTGGACCGCGCTGAAGCGGCGTGCCCGAGCCCACGGCCTGACCGACAGCAACGTGATGTACGCGGCCTACGCCGAGGTCGTGGCCACCTGGAGCGGTACCAAGCACTTCCTGCTCAACAACATGGTCACGCACCGCCTGCCGCTGCACCCGCAGATCGGCGAGATCATGGGCAACTTCGCCTCGCTGTACCCGCTGGAGGTCGACTGGCGGGGTGACGAGTCCTTCGAGGCCAAGGCACGACGGCTGCGCGCCCAAGTGCTGCAGGACATGCAGCACACGCACTGGAGCGGCGTGAAGGTGCTCCAAGCGCTCAACCAACACCGTCGCACCCCCGGTCGGGCGGCGTGCCCGTTCGTCATCAGCAGCGGCCTGTTCATGGGCAAGTTCGACCGGCCCACCTACTCGACCCTCGAAACTCCGCAGGTGCTGCTCGACTGCCAGTTCTGGGAGCAGGACGACGGCACGATGTGGATCGCCTGGGACGTCATCGAATCGATGTTCCCGAACGGCGTCATCGACGCCATGCTCGACGCCTTCCACCGGCTCGTCGTCGGCCTGGCGAGTGACGACACGTGGTGGCAGCGCACCGCCTTCGACCTCGTCCCCGACAGCGATCTCACCGCGCGCCGCGCGCTCAATCAACTGCCGCACCACGTTCCTGACGGCCTGCTGCACGACGCGCTGGCCGAGCGCGCCGTCGACTCGGCGGATCGAGTCGCCGTGCGCACCCCGACCAACACCGTGACGTACCGCGAGTTGCACGAGCAGAGCACGCACGTGGCGGCGTCACTGCGGAACGCGGGTATGACCCCTGGGCAGCTCGTGCCGGTCGTGCTGCCGAAGGGGTGTCGGCAATCAGCCGCTGTGCTGGGGGTGCTGTCGGCAGGCGGCGCCTACGTCCCCATCGACCCCGAGTGGCCGGTCGATCGGATCGCGCACCTGTTCAAGGCGAGCGAAGCCGAGCACGTCGTGACCGTCGACGCCCTGCACGACCGCATCGCCGATCTCGGAGACGTGACCGTCCACGTGGTCGGGACGGAGGTCACCCAGCTTCCGGTCGAGCCGGTGCCCCGGCGGGACCCGCTGGACCTCGCCTACGTCATCTACACCTCTGGTTCCACCGGCACGCCCAAGGGCGCCGCCCTCGACCACCGCGGACCGCTGAACACCGTCGTCGACATCAACGACCGGTTCGGCATCGGCGCGGCGGACGTCGTCTTCGGCATCTCCTCGCTGTGCTTCGACCTGTCCGTCTACGACGTGTTCGGCACCGTTGCGGCGGGCGCGACGCTCGTGCTGCCCGACCCGTCCGAGCTGCACGATCCCCGCGCTTGGGTGTCCACGATCAGGTCGGCCGGTGTCACGGTGTGGAACTCGGTCCCGGCGCTCATGCAACTCGCGGTCGAGGAGGCCGAGGCCACCGGCCTGACCATGCCATCGCTGCGGGTGGTCATGCTCAGCGGCGACTGGATCCCCGTCGACCTGCCCGACCGCATCCGCCGGGTCGCGCCGAACGCGCGCGTCATCAGCCTGGGCGGCGCGACGGAGGCGTCGATCTGGTCGATCCACCACCCCGTCGACGAGGTCGACCCGGCATGGACCAGCGTCCCCTACGGCAAGCCCTTGGGCGGGCAGACCTGGCACGTGCTGGACGAGGGTGGGGCCGACGCGCCGACCTGGGTGCCCGGACACCTGCACATCGGCGGCGTCGGCGTGGCCGTCGGTTACTTCAACGACGAGGAGCGCACCAACGCCGCCTTCGTCACCCACCCGCGGACCGGTGAGCGGCTCTACCGGACCGGCGACCTGGGCCGCTACCTGCCCGACGGCACGATCGAGTTCCTCGGCCGCGCCGACTTCCAGGTCAAGATCCAGGGCTTCCGCGTGGAACTCGGCGAGATCGAGCACGTCCTGACGCAGCACCCGGCCGTGTCCAGGGCCCTGGTCACCGTCCGCGACACCGTCGCCGGCCGCCAGCTCGTCGGCTTCGCCGCCGCGACGGGTGTCGACGGCGAGGAGGTGCGCGAGTTCCTGGCCGAGCGGCTGCCGAGGTACATGGTGCCGGCCAACGTCACCGTCCTCGACCGGTTGCCCTTGACCTCCAACGGCAAAGTCGACCGACGTGCCCTCGACGCACTGGCCCCCGCCGACAGCGAGCCCGCACGGGAGTACGTCGCGCCGCGCACCGACCTCGAAGCCGAGGTGGCCGCCATCTGGGCATCGGTGCTGGAGTTGCCGCGGGTCGGTGTGTTCGAAGACTTCTTCGAGCTCGGCGGCCAGTCCTTCGCGGGCCTCCGGGTGATCAGCCAGATCTCCCGGCAGCTCGGCAAGCGCCTGTCGTTGGGTGCGTTGCTGTCCGGGCGCACCGTCGCGGCGCTGTGCGAGCACCTGAGCCAGGCCCGAACCTGGTCGACGCTGGTCCCGCTGCGCGAGAACCCCGGCGCGCCCAGGGTCTTCCTGGTCCACCCGGCCGGCGGCAGCGTGCTGGCCTACCGGCCGCTGGCCGAACTCGTCGACGCCGAGTGGTACGGCGTGCAGGCGCCCGGGCCCGACTCCGGCCAGGAGGTGCCCGTGGAGGTGGAGGACTTCGCCGTCCGCTACGTGGAGGAGATCCGCCGCGTACAGCCGCACGGGCCCTACGTCCTCGGCGGCTGGTCGTCAGGCGCGGTGATCGCGGCGCACGTCGCGCACAAGCTGGAACTGGGTGGCGACCGCGTGAGCCGCCTGTTCGTGTTCGACTCGCCCGCCCCGATGCCCGCGCCCGAGGTCGACCCGGTGTCGATGCTGCTGTGGTTCCTCGAAGACCTCGACCTGGGTTTCCACGCCGACGACGCGACCGCGGACGAACGCGCCGCCCTGCTCGCCGTTCCCGAGCACGATCGGCTCCGCGCGGGTCTGGAGATGCTCGAACGCCGCACCGGCCGCGCGGTCGCGGTCGACGAGGCGCACCTGCGCAACACGTACGCGGTGTTCACCGGGGTCGTGCACGCCTGTCGACGGCACAAGCCCACCGTCATCGGCGCCGACGTGCTGGTCGTCCGAGCCGCCGACGGCGTGGTGAGCGAGTTCGCCGACCACCCGCACGCCGCCGACGCCGACTGGGGGTGGCGCACCCTCACCACGGGCACCGCGACCGGTGTCGCCCTGCCGGGCACCCACTACACGCTGCTCACCGACCAGCACGTCATCCCCGTCGCGGACGCGGTGCGCGACCACCTCGAACCAGTGCTGGAGGCATGA